The genomic stretch GGGGCGTGATCGGCGTTGCGTCTGCTACGGTCATTTCAAACCTGGTTGCGAGTATATTCTACGCCTTCCATATGAGTTATAAGAGCCAATTCTTAACCATCTCCCTAAAATGGTTCAAGGCTACCAAGGAGATTCTGAGCAATGTATTCAAAATCGGAGTTCCCGTCTTTATTATGAGTATCTTCTTAGGTGCAATGTCGCTCATCATGAACCATTTTCTTGTTGAATATGGGGATCAAGCTGTGGCAGCTTACGGAATATCATCACGTTTATTGCAATTTCCTGAATTTATTCTGATGGGCTTATGCGAGGGGGTCGTACCGTTGATTGCCTTCACTTTTACAGCGAATAAATTACGAATGAAGCATACTATTGGATTTACGATCAAGGCGATTGTAGCGTTAGCCGTCGTGTTCGGCATCATCGTCTATCTGATTTCCGACCATTTAATTGGTTTATTTACGAATGACCCGCAATTAATCGAAATGGGCAGCTACATTCTGCATGTTACGTTCTTATCCTTGTTTATTACAGGAATGACTACGTTGTTTACGGGGATCTTCCAAGCAACAGCGCAAGGAACTGCCGCGTTTATTATGTCCATTATTCAGGGTATTACTCTGATTCCTGTGTTGTTTATCGCCAATCGCATGAACGGCTTCCACGGGGTGGTCTGGTCGCTCGTCATTGCGGATGCCGTCGCTTTCCTTGTTGGTGCCATCATGCTGTATGTTCTGCGATCCAAACTACAGCCGGATTTGGATCGTTTATTACAGTGAGGAACATACACCTTATTGAAAAATGTTCTGACAGTAACCTGAACTAATCTGGATCAGGCAGTAGAGCTTCCACGCATCGCTTGTAACCAGAGGTTCGCTTGTCGTTACCTTCCATGATGCCGTTGACTTGCGATTTAAGAGAAGCGAGCAAAGAGAAGTCAACCGGGATAAACGTATGACCATTCGACCAGCCAAGCGTGAGCA from Paenibacillus sp. FSL H8-0548 encodes the following:
- a CDS encoding MATE family efflux transporter, whose translation is MDTENLHYFEKAPIAKAVAHFAVPMMLGTSMGVIYSILNAYFLGTLGNTAMLTALALTLPLFAVIMALGNLIGMGSGTFISRLLGEKKYDVVKHVSSFAFYSSLVLGIIVMSVGLPLIDPIVHGLGATPDSFGFTKDYVTVMLIGSPFVVLFFTLENMVRSEGAAITSMIGMILSVVVNIILDALVIFVFHWGVIGVASATVISNLVASIFYAFHMSYKSQFLTISLKWFKATKEILSNVFKIGVPVFIMSIFLGAMSLIMNHFLVEYGDQAVAAYGISSRLLQFPEFILMGLCEGVVPLIAFTFTANKLRMKHTIGFTIKAIVALAVVFGIIVYLISDHLIGLFTNDPQLIEMGSYILHVTFLSLFITGMTTLFTGIFQATAQGTAAFIMSIIQGITLIPVLFIANRMNGFHGVVWSLVIADAVAFLVGAIMLYVLRSKLQPDLDRLLQ